The following coding sequences are from one Manis pentadactyla isolate mManPen7 chromosome 13, mManPen7.hap1, whole genome shotgun sequence window:
- the LOC130680249 gene encoding olfactory receptor 14I1-like, with translation MFADLENLTIFTEFLLMDVSSSPELQILQGLIFLVVYLGALAGNLLTFTVIVIDPHLHFPMYFFMGNLSLIDFGYISVTVPKSITNCLMGHKVISLRACAAQTFLFIFFASGEFFFLVIMSYDRYVAICHPLHYASTVSPRFCTQASCGAWASGLVYSAVHTGTMFRHPFTKSNVIHQFFCDIPQIMSISSQSVQFSEFVALAVSACIVLLGFVILFASYVHIFSTVLHMHSVDAQNKALSTCSPQIATLTLFIISGMFACLGPVSNSSSIQTLLTAMFYSMVSPLVNPIIFSLRNREIKSAVHRMLKKAFQFHRSNFVS, from the coding sequence ATGTTTGCAGATCTGGAAAACCTCACCATCTTCACAGAATTCCTCCTGATGGACGTCTCAAGCTCCCCGGAGCTCCAAATCCTTCAAGGTTTGATATTCTTAGTGGTATATCTGGGTGCCCTGGCTGGAAATCTACTGACATTTACAGTCATTGTTATAGATCCACATCTTCACTTCCCCATGTACTTTTTTATGGGCAATTTATCCCTTATAGATTTTGGATACATCTCAGTTACTGTTCCCAAATCCATCACAAACTGTTTGATGGGTCATAAAGTGATTTCTCTTAGAGCATGTGCTGCCCAGactttcctatttattttctttgcatctgGAGAGTTCTTCTTCCTTGTgatcatgtcctatgaccgctatgttgccatctgccaccctctgcaCTATGCATCCACTGTGAGCCCCCGTTTCTGCACACAGGCGTCATGTGGCGCatgggccagtgggctggtctatTCTGCTGTCCACACAGGGACCATGTTCAGACATCCCTTCACAAAGTCCAATGTGATTCACCAGTTTTTCTGTGATATACCTCAAATTATGAGCATTTCATCCCAGTCTGTGCAGTTTTCTGAGTTTGTGGCCCTTGCTGTCAGTGCCTGCATTGTATTACTTGGCTTTGTCATCTTATTTGCCTCATATGTTCACATCTTTTCAACTGTGCTGCACATGCATTCTGTGGACGCCCAGAACAAAGCTTTGTCCACCTGCTCCCCCCAGATAGCTACACTTACTctgtttataatttctggaatGTTTGCATGCTTAGGCCCTGTTTCAAACTCATCAAGCATTCAAACCCTCCTCACAGCTATGTTCTACTCCATGGTGTCCCCCTTAGTCAACCCCATCATCTTTAGCCTGAGGAATAGGGAGATTAAGTCTGCTGTGCATAGAATGTTAAAGAAAGCTTTCCAGTTCCATAGAAGCAATTTTGTTTCTTAA